The Meriones unguiculatus strain TT.TT164.6M chromosome 16, Bangor_MerUng_6.1, whole genome shotgun sequence genomic sequence aagatggGATAAACGAAGGCTGGTGCTGTGTGGTTCGGATGACGCCCCATCTTTCTGCCTTGCCCCACCACCTCTGCAGGAAAAATGGGGTCTGTGTGCCCCGGAAATGGATGTACCGCTTGACTGAAGGGCAAGGAAACACAGAACTCAGAACTGAAGGTTGGTTCCCACCGGCCCTCCCCTTCCCTGTTTTCCCTGAGCTGTTCCCCTCATAATTGAGGGCTGAGCCTGGGGCCTCTCGAATGCCAGGGAAACATGTCATATTCCCAGGCCCTTTCtaagctttttgtttttgagacagcgtttcacTGGGGTGCCTGATGGTTGCTGAATGTaaaaccctcctgcctcagcctcctgggatcACTTCCTGGGATGACTGCTTGGATCTGTCTCTATGATCCTCTCTTGATCCTGACAGGCCGCCCTGACATGAAAACAGACCTCTTCTCCAGCTCATGTCCAGGAGGGATCATGCTGAAAGAGACGGGCCAGGGTTACCAGCGCTTTCTCCTCTACAGTGAGTGGGGGACAGGGCAGGAAGTGCCCAAGGGAACTGGAAGGCTGAAGAGCCTCGCCTGCTGGGGCCCTGGAATGCCCTCCCAGAACAGGTCTTTTGGGATGTGGGAGGGCGCCAGTGAGAAGCAGGAACACTGACTGGCCTGGCTGCTCCCTGTCCTTCCAGACCGATCGCCACACCCTTCGGAGAGGTGTGTGGAGGAATTCCAGTCTCTGACCTCCTGCTTGGACTTCAAAGTCTTCTTAGTGACTCCCAGGAATCAAGGTAAggggttgaagtctcccagtagaGGGCTGGGGTGACTAGGTCTCCTGTGGAGATTGTAAGGAGCTCTGTGCACCGTCAGCAGAGGCCAGGGCCAAAGCTAGGCATCCGAACAGGTACCCTGACCCCACTAATTCTTCTGGGCTATGATGCCACCAGAAGGACTTGGCTAAGAGCTGTGGAGTCACTTGTGGAGACCAGCAGGGGCTCTGGGAGTCTCTGAGAGGCTTTTGGCCCACACTTGTAATGTCAGCACTccggggcagaggcagaggaatcgCCACAGCTCTGAAGGCAGCCTctcagaaattaaaatgaaaagagggaaaagATAGGTTTCTGATCTGCAGCAGTGTCTCAAGCTCCCTCACTCGGTGACCCTTTAACAGTTTCTCACGTTTCGGCAACTCCCAACCATGAAAGTATTTTGTTGCTTCCTCATAACTGTTAATTTTGCTgcttttatgaattgtaatgtaaacatctgatatgcaactTTTGTGAGAGGGTCCTTTGACCCCTcagaggggtcatgacccacaggttgagaagcatgGCTTTAGACAAGAGGGAGGAGAGGCCCAGATCCAGAGAGGAGGCGACTCTTACCCCGACTCCCTGGACTTCCATCccatcctctccctctctccctcctcccaccacaGAGGCCTGCCAGCTGTCCAGCGAGTGACCAGACCCACGGTGGGAGCTGAGCCTGGAGGGGGAGCTGGGGACCCTCACCCCGCCCACGGATAATAAAGATGATTTTCCAGTCCTCATCGTCTGGGTTTTGTCTGTAGGCATCAAAGTTGTTTCTCCCTCCTGAAGAATGAAACCTCTACCACCTAGcgatccccccaccccacccacacacacacacggtgttcGGCACCAGGAAGGACACTGAGCGGCACCTCTCACATTGTACTGGTATATTTAGGATTTAGTGTGGCACATTTATTGCTGAGTGAGCAAATCCCTAGGCCGAGTGGAGATGGCAGGCGCTGTGATAACCTCCACTGCCCGTTAGAACCGCCAGCCCTTCCGAGCTGGTCCTCCGGCCAGTAGGGCCCGCACCACCCATGTCTTCTGGGTCCCATGGAGTATCAGACCCTCCTGGCAAGTGTTACAACCCCTGTAGCCCCTTCTAGAATCCCAGCTCCTCCTACCTCACAGCCCCACTCTCTTCCAGATGGCTCTGGTCCTTGAGCCCAAGGGACAGACGCCATGGATCTCCCGTCACCTCTTAGTGCAGAGAtctctgtcctgcttctggcctagTCCACCCCTGGGGTTGGAAAGGACCCTCTGGCCTTCATTCTCTACCATCGCTTTTCTTGTCTTTGCTTTTGAAAAGTGGAGGTGAAAATTTTAAGAACTGGTGGATAGATGTAAAAGCAAGAAATAACCATAGCTGGTGACTCCAGGGTGATGCCCACTGTCCATCACTGGACACCCTAAGCAGCCCCTCGCTTGTATGACAGGGGCCCCTGGGCCTTTGTGCTCCTGAGtctccctccccatccctgaGGTCACTGTGCTTACAATCGGGTTTCCCCACCTTCCTCCTAAAGGCCACACCACTATCTTCACCCTTTGCCCCCGCCTCACCCAGTCACAGCACCCTTCCCGGACCTTCCCTCTGTTCCTCGgtctccctcccctgcccctcacTCTCCCAGCCAGCGGCCTCCTCATCCT encodes the following:
- the Apom gene encoding apolipoprotein M, which gives rise to MFHQVWAALLYLYGLLFNSTYQCPEHGHLTALGVDETQSPEPHLGLWYFIAGAAPTKEELATFDSVDNIVFNMAAGPAPRQLQLRAAVRTKNGVCVPRKWMYRLTEGQGNTELRTEGRPDMKTDLFSSSCPGGIMLKETGQGYQRFLLYNRSPHPSERCVEEFQSLTSCLDFKVFLVTPRNQEACQLSSE